The genomic region TATCAAAGATGTGTTGTAAATTCTAAATTGTTTTGTACAGATATGTTCTGTCAGATAATTTTATCTcaattgtttttttggtttttttttatgatagtttttacatttttgtatctaTGATAACCTTCTTTATAAAGTGTGACACAACGTTCGTTTACAGTGTCAGGTTTTGCTTTGTTTACctgttgaaatttttttttctgctacacCAATATACATTGTAAAAGCAACGTTGgttttgttgtatttttatgcactttaGCAAACTTAAACCAAAATATATGCATCCATGTTGTGCATGGGTTTTTTGTTATGAAACGGCAGTGAAGGACAGTCAGGGAAGATAGGAAGTGTAATGTATTATcagaaaagcttttttttttttttttaatgaagctaAATGCAGTGATGCTTTATTTTAGCAGAGTTGCACAACCTGTGAGCGCTGAATGAcatctgttcctttaaaaagtaCTGCATATTTGAACTAGACAactattcttaaaggaccactataggcactgctatgtttacataagggttaatccagcctctagtggctgtctcattgacagccgctagaggcgcttctcaatgtgatttttcacagtaagaagacaccagcgtccataggaaagcattgagaatgctttcctatggactgactgaatgcgcccGTGGCTCTTGCCGGCAATGCGCATTCGACggaggagggaggagagtccccagcgccgagggagcccagcgctggagaatggtaagcctttaaccccttcctccccctagagcccggcgggagggggccatgagggtggggggggacctattaacactatagtgccaggaaaacaagtttgttttcctggcactaaagtggtcctttaagttcagtTTAAGCAAAAAGCAAAAGAATGTTGCTAAACCTTATATGTGCTGATTTGTTGACCCCTGGATTATTTTCCTACATTAGCACATATAATCCTCTCGTCTGTTGAACTAATTGTGTGAGGGCCGGGGTTAGTAGTTTGCACTCACTCATCTTTACTCCTCAATTCTGTGTCTTCTTCTTCCCCTGAAGTTGGTAGAGACATCTCTAAAGGGTGAGATTGCCTTTGATCCACGCAGCACCTACTGTCTGTGGTTCGTGATGGATTTCTGTGATGGAGGAGACATGAATGAGTATATCCTGACCAGAAGGCCAAGCCGCCGCACCAACACCAGTTTCATGTTGCAGCTGAGCAGCGCACTTGCATTCCTGCACAAAAACCAGATCATTCACCGTGACCTCAAACCTGACAATATTCTTGTATGCAAGTCCCGTGATGGAATAGATGAACCTACTCTTAAAGTAGCTGACTTTGGTCTTAGTAAAGTATGTTCCAGCTCTGGTCTGAACCCAGAGGAGCCAGCAAGTGTCAACAAGAGCTTTTTGTCTACTGCCTGTGGCACGGATTTTTACATGGCTCCTGAGGTCTGGGAAGGGCACTACACTGCTAAAGCAGACATCTTTGCACTTGGCGTTATTTTGTGGGCTATGCTGGAGAGAGTTACaattacagacactcacactaagaaAAGACTGTTGGGTGGTTATGTGCAACGTGGAACCCAGGTGGTGCCTGTAGGACAAGCTCTACTTGAAAACCCCAAAATGGAACTTCTTCTTCCCATCAAGAAAAAGTCCATGAATCGACGTATGAAGCAGTTGCTGCACCAGATGCTCTCTGTCAACCCCCAGGAACGTCCAGATGCATTCCAATTGGAACTGCGACTTATTCAGATTGCTTTCAGAGACTATACATGGGAAACGTGACATCCACCACATCACAGGGTGGGAGGATTGGGGGTCTTTGTGGCAGCTTGTAATGGAGAGTTGACTACTCTGTATTTTTAATCACATGACTAGCTCAATAGTTTGATAATGTCTCAAATTTGATATGCAGAAGAGCAAGACAACCATAGGTGGCCTCACCAACTTGCTACTTGATTATCTGTGTTTTATCACGTTCTTCACAttgtatcaatatatattttggcTCTCTTACCTGTATAGGGGACTGTATTACTGCTTTTGATGTAAAACAAAAGGGCTTACATATCATTATTTCTGGTTGGACCATAGAAGTGTGAAATTCAGATAATAAGAATACGGTCTTATTGTAAATACCACAAGCCTGATTAAATGTAGGTAAATGGTAACTACCCTTCCTGGGTAATTTACAGAGTACATCGCAGTTAGAAAAGGGGATAAAGTTGCACATTCCAGTGGCAATTATATGCTCCCTCAGAATAGTTATATCAGCTACTGTGTGATGAGGTGAGTGCGTGTATAGATAACTGGCTATTTATTAATACTTAAGGGTAAGATGGTTTCTCCTTTCATATGCAGCAGGATGATTGCATTTTGCACTGGTGTGTTTCGCTTAAAGGTTGGACAACCTGTTTTGTATAGAAAATAGAATGTcgcttttttttaacagaagacTCGTGCTGCATAAGATTGTAAGTATCAGGATCTGGGCTGTGACATTAGTATGGAAAGAATAGTGTTTGGGTGAGTGGCTCTGT from Pelobates fuscus isolate aPelFus1 chromosome 1, aPelFus1.pri, whole genome shotgun sequence harbors:
- the PDIK1L gene encoding serine/threonine-protein kinase PDIK1L isoform X1, whose translation is MNLKMVSSQPKYDLIREVGRGSYGVVYEALVRRTFQRVAVKKIRCQAPENVELALREFWALSSIQSQHPNVIHLEECVLQRDGTVQRMLHGSSSALYLPLVETSLKGEIAFDPRSTYCLWFVMDFCDGGDMNEYILTRRPSRRTNTSFMLQLSSALAFLHKNQIIHRDLKPDNILVCKSRDGIDEPTLKVADFGLSKVCSSSGLNPEEPASVNKSFLSTACGTDFYMAPEVWEGHYTAKADIFALGVILWAMLERVTITDTHTKKRLLGGYVQRGTQVVPVGQALLENPKMELLLPIKKKSMNRRMKQLLHQMLSVNPQERPDAFQLELRLIQIAFRDYTWET
- the PDIK1L gene encoding serine/threonine-protein kinase PDIK1L isoform X3: MNLKMVSSQPKYDLIREVGRGSYGVVYEALLVETSLKGEIAFDPRSTYCLWFVMDFCDGGDMNEYILTRRPSRRTNTSFMLQLSSALAFLHKNQIIHRDLKPDNILVCKSRDGIDEPTLKVADFGLSKVCSSSGLNPEEPASVNKSFLSTACGTDFYMAPEVWEGHYTAKADIFALGVILWAMLERVTITDTHTKKRLLGGYVQRGTQVVPVGQALLENPKMELLLPIKKKSMNRRMKQLLHQMLSVNPQERPDAFQLELRLIQIAFRDYTWET
- the PDIK1L gene encoding serine/threonine-protein kinase PDIK1L isoform X2; this encodes MVSSQPKYDLIREVGRGSYGVVYEALVRRTFQRVAVKKIRCQAPENVELALREFWALSSIQSQHPNVIHLEECVLQRDGTVQRMLHGSSSALYLPLVETSLKGEIAFDPRSTYCLWFVMDFCDGGDMNEYILTRRPSRRTNTSFMLQLSSALAFLHKNQIIHRDLKPDNILVCKSRDGIDEPTLKVADFGLSKVCSSSGLNPEEPASVNKSFLSTACGTDFYMAPEVWEGHYTAKADIFALGVILWAMLERVTITDTHTKKRLLGGYVQRGTQVVPVGQALLENPKMELLLPIKKKSMNRRMKQLLHQMLSVNPQERPDAFQLELRLIQIAFRDYTWET